A region of Chitinophaga horti DNA encodes the following proteins:
- the mgrA gene encoding L-glyceraldehyde 3-phosphate reductase, giving the protein MQYTPATDRYEQIPYNRCGKSGIKLPAISLGLWHNFGSVDVFENGRAIVRRAFDKGITHFDLANNYGPTPGSAEENFGTILKKDFGGYLRDELIISSKAGYTMWPGPYGDWGSRKYLVSSLDQSLQRMGLDYVDIFYSHRPDPETPIEETMGALDSIVRSGKALYVGLSNYSATETETAVKVLQSLGTPCLIYQPKYSMFERWVENGLLDVLEKYGIGCIPFSPLAQGMLTDRYLNGIPADSRAGRTTGHLQTNEITEDKLLKIRQLNDLAGKRGQSLAQMALSWLLKDKRITTVLIGASSVQQLDNNLASLDNLNYTSAELDAIEAILK; this is encoded by the coding sequence ATGCAATACACACCCGCCACCGACAGGTACGAACAAATTCCATATAACCGCTGCGGCAAAAGCGGTATCAAATTGCCGGCCATTTCACTGGGCCTCTGGCACAACTTCGGCTCTGTAGATGTTTTCGAGAATGGCCGCGCCATCGTGCGTCGTGCCTTCGATAAAGGCATCACCCACTTTGACCTGGCTAACAACTACGGACCAACGCCGGGATCTGCAGAAGAAAACTTCGGCACGATCCTGAAAAAAGACTTTGGTGGTTACCTGCGTGATGAGTTGATCATCTCTTCCAAGGCCGGTTACACCATGTGGCCTGGCCCCTATGGCGACTGGGGTTCCCGCAAATACCTGGTGTCAAGTCTCGACCAAAGCCTGCAACGCATGGGCCTCGACTATGTAGACATTTTCTATTCCCACCGTCCCGACCCGGAAACGCCGATCGAGGAAACGATGGGCGCGCTGGATAGCATCGTGCGCTCCGGCAAAGCTTTGTATGTAGGCCTATCCAACTATTCTGCCACTGAAACTGAAACAGCGGTAAAAGTGCTGCAATCGCTCGGCACGCCCTGCCTCATTTATCAACCTAAATACAGCATGTTCGAAAGATGGGTGGAAAATGGTTTGCTGGATGTGCTGGAGAAATACGGTATTGGCTGTATACCATTCTCACCGCTGGCGCAGGGCATGCTCACCGACCGCTACCTGAACGGCATTCCCGCCGACTCCCGCGCGGGCCGCACCACAGGTCACTTACAAACAAACGAGATCACGGAAGATAAACTTTTGAAGATCCGCCAACTGAACGACCTCGCCGGCAAACGCGGACAGTCGCTCGCTCAGATGGCGCTATCGTGGCTGCTGAAAGATAAACGGATCACCACGGTATTGATCGGTGCCAGCTCGGTACAGCAGCTGGATAACAACCTGGCGTCGTTGGATAATTTGAATTATACGAGTGCTGAGCTGGATGCGATTGAAGCGATATTGAAGTAA
- a CDS encoding glycoside hydrolase family 18 protein: MRYVKTGFPIIALLLVCLAFRHEQAAPSKVIIGYVGGFRGLVDASVINAAGLTHINYAFVDVQKGRAFLTNERTDTVNFRRLVALKKINPSLQILISIGGWSWSENFSDAALTDASRKLFAHSATDIVARYQLDGVDIDWEYPGIPGEEGNVYRPEDKQNFTLMFQALRASLDSLQQRTGKRYLLTTAVGGSKSCVDHTEMDKAQQYLDYVNIMTYDYRTEGSRTTGHHTNLYPATGEANGSSAHRSIQLYLDAGVPASKIVMGIAFYGRAWQMADADNNGLLRKPKAGIRGAGFTDIKDKLLTTEGYVRHWDDSAKAPYLFHPDKKIFLSYDDESSVTQKCNYVKQHGLAGVMFWEYNSDLKGYLLSTINQQFR, translated from the coding sequence ATGCGTTATGTAAAAACCGGCTTCCCCATTATAGCCCTGCTCCTGGTATGCTTAGCGTTCCGTCACGAACAGGCAGCCCCTTCTAAAGTAATCATCGGTTACGTCGGCGGCTTTCGCGGACTGGTAGATGCATCTGTCATAAATGCCGCAGGCCTTACCCATATTAACTATGCGTTTGTCGATGTTCAGAAGGGCCGAGCGTTTCTCACCAACGAACGTACCGACACGGTCAACTTTCGCCGGCTGGTGGCCTTGAAAAAGATCAACCCGTCTTTGCAGATCCTTATCTCCATCGGCGGCTGGTCCTGGAGCGAAAACTTCTCCGACGCCGCACTCACGGACGCTTCCCGTAAACTGTTCGCCCACAGCGCAACGGACATCGTAGCCCGTTACCAGCTTGACGGAGTAGACATCGATTGGGAGTATCCCGGCATTCCCGGTGAAGAAGGCAACGTATATCGCCCGGAAGACAAACAAAACTTCACGCTCATGTTCCAGGCCCTGCGCGCCTCGCTCGACAGCCTGCAGCAACGCACCGGCAAACGGTATTTGCTCACCACCGCAGTAGGCGGCTCCAAATCCTGCGTAGATCATACGGAAATGGACAAGGCTCAGCAGTACCTCGATTATGTAAACATCATGACCTACGATTACCGTACAGAAGGTTCGCGTACCACCGGCCACCATACCAACCTGTATCCCGCCACCGGCGAGGCCAATGGCTCCTCCGCCCATCGATCCATACAATTGTACCTGGATGCCGGCGTACCCGCTAGTAAGATCGTGATGGGCATTGCTTTTTATGGCCGCGCATGGCAAATGGCAGATGCCGACAACAATGGACTGCTGCGTAAACCGAAAGCAGGAATACGCGGTGCCGGCTTCACCGATATCAAAGATAAACTACTCACCACCGAGGGATATGTTCGCCACTGGGACGATAGCGCCAAAGCGCCTTATCTTTTCCATCCTGACAAAAAAATATTTTTGAGTTATGATGATGAGTCGTCCGTCACCCAAAAATGCAATTATGTGAAGCAACATGGGTTAGCCGGCGTGATGTTTTGGGAGTACAATAGCGATCTTAAAGGCTACCTGTTGTCGACGATCAATCAGCAATTCAGGTAG